A region of Micromonas commoda chromosome 4, complete sequence DNA encodes the following proteins:
- a CDS encoding hypothetical protein (putative uncharacterized protein) encodes MATRAHGVLPQPADPKYRLVHIGFTSPGGPTHNVDKDAHGYRYDSIGICNGVINAGASCVRLQYDPTDPERMARELAQYDGYIVRINPGQLSRPGVPQGAQRVFDELMDSFVHAGKPVWSSPQVQKSMGAKDALVRINGMACGLSDTLAYYTPEEFKANFVKTAAFQPRVIKQNRGSAGEGIWLCWLVDKPYCKKFGDSELDMSDTLKLMEMNDEHVEYHTVGEFMEFCVNGPENKELAGEWRSVFPGKYLTGQGSHLVDQRLMPRIAEGEVRMLMVRDQLFQIIHKKPKADGGMSAVGGNNVPTFYRPDAPEFAGLREKFIKEDVPHLLEVMDLQDQPLPLLWTADFIPMDSDDVPGETVYKVGEFNCSCVGVSKFMASAKGGTIEDVSDDDYAEAMSLCDLIGKQVVEAMDTHWAALQKEIAGHPGRGGG; translated from the coding sequence AtggcgacccgcgcgcacggcgtgCTTCCCCAGCCGGCGGATCCGAAATACCGACTGGTGCACATAGGCTTCACCTCACCCGGTGGTCCCACGCACAACGTCGATAAGGACGCGCACGGATACCGCTACGACTCCATAGGCATATGCAACGGCGTCAtcaacgcgggcgcgtcctgCGTGCGGCTGCAGTACGACCCGACCGATCCCGAGCGCATGGCGCGGGAACTCGCGCAGTACGACGGGTACATCGTGCGCATCAACCCCGGGCAGCTGTCCAGGCCCGGCGTGCCCCAGGGCGCGCAGCGGgtcttcgacgagctcatggACTCGTTCGTGCACGCGGGTAAGCCGGTGTGGTCTTCGCCCCAGGTGCAGAAGAGCATGGGAGCCAAGGATGCGCTGGTTCGGATAAACGGGATGGCGTGCGGTCTGTCGGACACCCTCGCGTACTACACGCCCGAGGAGTTCAAGGCGAACTTCGTCAAGACCGCCGCGTTCCAACCCAGGGTCATCAAGCAAAACAGGGGCAGCGCGGGAGAGGGTATCTGGCTGTGCTGGCTGGTGGACAAGCCGTATTGCAAAAAGTTTGGCGACTCCGAGTTGGACATGAGTGATACGCTGAAGCTCATGGAGATGAACGACGAGCACGTGGAGTACCACACGGTTGGCGAGTTCATGGAGTTTTGCGTCAACGGTCCGGAGAATAAGGAGCTCGCCGGTGAGTGGCGCAGCGTTTTTCCCGGGAAATACCTCACCGGCCAGGGTTCGCATCTGGTCGATCAGCGCCTGATGCcgcgcatcgccgagggcgaggttcgCATGCTGATGGTCAGGGACCAGCTGTTCCAGATCATCCACAAGAAACCAAAAGCGGACGGGGGCAtgagcgcggtgggcgggaaCAACGTTCCGACGTTTTACAGGCCAGACGCGCCCGAGTTTGCGGGACTTCGCGAGAAGTTCATCAAAGAGGACGTGCCGCACCTGTTGGAGGTTATGGACCTCCAAGACCAGCCCCTTCCCCTGCTGTGGACCGCGGATTTCATCCCCATGGACAGCGACGACGTTCCGGGCGAGACGGTGTACAAGGTTGGGGAGTTCAACTGCTCGTGCGTGGGAGTGAGCAAGTTCATGGCCAGCGCCAAGGGTGGAACCATAGAGGacgtcagcgacgacgatTACGCAGAGGCTATGTCGCTGTGTGACCTCATCGGCAAGCAGGTGGTCGAGGCGATGGACACGCACTGGGCGGCACTGCAGAAGGAGATCGCGGGtcaccccgggcgcggcgggggataA
- a CDS encoding predicted protein has protein sequence MKSEARRAREHAIRAAQAAEAAELRARHLEERFQFEARTTPTKDWRPGEDVEVDFGVAMNARAGAWDEEDEDAFTLAEALRISEEEFERATRSRAREEGERRAQDWWDRVSGHQPGGAGGTDGGRDPPTPPSRQPHYASSSPVHAPPTREPSMATPPHLDPSFLRGPGGGSAGDEAPGPVDRRGAPAAGSIAPEELEETRQLLEALARSKEEADLVEALRRSEAESTTRTTTRAKTTDGVDVNDVRLSPRSPGRVRYGGEDLDLAGMAFRRTVFGAGERPDPSAPPAAFRDGGSSGKFFFGGDGNGFSDGGGEGEDDVVERRAAERAAETEARLRRMEERLNAEKAAAEERRVERERVREERERRELEEREKEATRRANEAARAARAAEAARREAAMKAAARRAAEEREELERARERAEELREDAAKRAEDDIGGEDLPGALRALGLGDVDEGDPAAVKRAYRKAALRYHPDRTRGYTLEQRLKGEEVWKLLAQKMEAFNRRIS, from the coding sequence actccgcgcgcgtcacctcGAGGAACGATTCCAATTCGAGGCGAGGACCACCCCGACGAAGGATTGGCGaccgggcgaggacgtcgaggtggacttcggcgtcgccatgAACGCCAGGGCCGGCGCgtgggacgaggaggacgaggacgcgttcacgctcgcggaggccCTTCGCATCAGCGAGGAGGAATTCGAACGCGCCACGCGGTCcagggcgagggaggagggcgagagGCGAGCGCAGGATTGGTGGGATCGGGTCTCCGGACACCAACCGGGGGGAGCCGGGGGGAccgacggaggacgcgacccgccgaccccgccgtcgcggcagCCGCACTACGCGAGCAGCAGCCCCGTCCACGCCCCCCCCACCCGCGAGCCGTCCATGGCCACGCCCCCGCACCTCGACCCGTCCTTCCTTCGCGGCCCCGGAGGAGGCtcagccggcgacgaggctcCCGGCCCGGTcgaccgacgcggggcgcccgccgcgggatccatcgccccggaggagctcgaggagaccCGGCAGCTCCTCGAGGCACTCGCGCGgtcgaaggaggaggctgatCTCGTGGAGGCGCTGCGACGGAGCGAGGCggagtcgacgacgaggacgacgacgagggcaaaAACAAcagacggcgtcgacgtgaaCGACGTTCGTCTCAGCCCGAGGTCTCCCGGCCGCGTCCGatacggcggcgaggacctcgacCTGGCGGGCATGGCGTTCCGTCGAACCGTGTTTGGCGCCGGGGAGAGGCCGGATccgagcgccccgcccgcggcgtttcGCGACGGGGGTTCGTCTGGAAAGTTTTTttttggcggcgacgggaacgGGTTttccgacgggggcggcgaaggcgaggacgacgtcgtcgagcggcgcgcggccgagcgcgcggccgagaCCGAGGCGCGCCTGCGTCGCATGGAGGAGCGACTCaacgcggagaaggctgccgcggaggagcgccgcgtcgagcgcgagaggGTTCGGGAGGAGCGGGAGCGAAGGGAGCTGGAGGAgcgggagaaggaggcgacgaggagggcgaacgaggcggcgagggcggcgagggccgcggaggcggccaggcgcgaggcggcgatgaaagcggcggcgagacgcgccgccgaggagcgggaggagtTGGAGCGGGCGAGGGAGCGGGCGGAGGAGCTTCGGGAGGAtgccgcgaagcgcgcggaggacgacatcggcggcgaggacctgcCCGGCGCTCTGCGAgcgctcgggctcggggacgtggacgagggcgatccggcggcggtgaagaggGCGTACAGGAAGGCGGCGCTCAGGTATCACCCGGACAGGACGCGGGGGTACACGCTGGAGCAGCGGTTAAAGGGGGAAGAGGTGTGGAAGCTCCTGGCGCAAAAGATGGAGGCGTTTAATCGCCGGATCTCGTAG
- a CDS encoding coatomer protein complex (This model contains a WD domain, G-beta repeat region, a coatomer WD associated region, and a coatomer (COPI) alpha subunit C-terminus), with protein sequence MLTKFETKSNRVKGLSFHPKRPWILASLHSGVIQLWDYRMGTLIDRFDEHDGPVRGVSFHSSQPLFVSGGDDYKIKVWNYKLRRCLYTLLGHLDYIRTVQFHQEYPWIVSASDDQTIRIWNWQSRSCISVLTGHNHYVMCASFHVKEDLVVSASLDQTVRVWDIGGLRKKSVAPGGEDPFSRHMPKEMRGDDLFGGGDAVVKYVLEGHDRGVNWAGFHPSLPLIVSGADDRQVKLWRMNDTKAWEVDTLRGHVNNVSCCMFHARQDIIVSNSEDKSIRVWDMSKRTGVQTFRREHDRFWILAAHPEVNLLAAGHDSGMIVFKLERERPAYAQHQGTLYYVKDRYLRAYDYGSNRDSPLISVRGARGGNAGAPRSMSYNPAENAVLVNFDAEGGSYELHVLPKGGGGGAEPVDSRRGVGSSAVFVARNRFATLDKGAHEIQIKNLKNEVTKRCAPPDATCDGIFYAGTGTLLCRCEDKMILYDVQQRSTMAELATPSVKYVVWSSDMSLVAMLSKHAIVIANRKLGQAVTVHETIRVKSGAWDDSGVFVYTTLNHIKYALPNGDSGIIRTLDTPVYLTKVFGGVVYCLDRDGRNRQIQIDTSEYMFKLALIQRKYDQVLAMIKSGALCGQSIIAYLQNKGFPEVALHFVKDERTRFDLAIECGNIEVALAAAQELDDKDTWHELGVQALRQGNYQIVEFAYQKTKNFERLSFLYLITGNTEKLRKMLKIAEMRSDVMGQFHNALYLGDIPERLRILEESGQYPLAYLTAKTHGMEEDASRLETILTEAGCTVPEVDGTGVLLVPPEPITLGDNWPLLTVSKGFFEGVLAGDISASDYVMEEGEDAGAGWGDDLDLDLGGDEGAKEKEEDPLAGLGLGDDDEREGDGEDDGSDAGWDMEDLELPADLGAGADDGADAGVSEVFVAPTAGVPVARRWTQKSAIPGEHAAAGDFDSAMKLLNRQLGVVNFAPLRQHFIDAALATHAAMSGVTSAPSLSFPLGRNWNSDLAPGVGCAPALVSSLPLLEDRLKLAYKTTTEGKFGEALKMFQGIIHSIAVLLVETRREVDEVRELLGIAREYASALRIEIKRKEYKDDPKRAAELAAYFTHCAMQPIHLSLSLRSAMSIFFKLKNFNTAAEFSRRLLELSPPVKVAQQAKQVLQACERENKDEVELDYDSRNPFVVCAATFTPIYRGTADVACPTCGARFVKEQEGTVCPVCNLGKVGADATGLVCSPEQRK encoded by the exons ATGCTCACCAAGttcgag ACCAAGAGCAACCGCGTCAAGGGCCTGTCGTTCCACCCGAAGCGCCCATGGATCCTCGCGTCCCTGCACAGCGGTGTGATCCAGCTGTGGGACTATCGCATGGGTACCCTGATCGATCGCTtcgacgagcacgacggTCCCGTGCGCGGCGTGAGCTTCCACAGCTCCCAGCCGCTGTTCGTGTCAGGAG GTGACGACTACAAGATTAAGGTTTGGAACTACAAGCTGCGCCGGTGCCTCTACACCCTGCTGGGGCACTTGGATTACATCCGCACGGTGCAGTTCCACCAGGAGTACCCGTGGatcgtctccgcgtccgacgaccAGACCATTCGGATCTGGAACTGGCAGTCCCGCAGCTGCATCAGCGTCCTGACCGGCCACAACCACTACGTCATGTGCGCCTCCTTCCACGTCAAGGAGGATCTCGTGGTGTCCGCGTCGCTGGATCAAACCGTGCGTGTCTGGGACATCGGCGGCCTTCGCAAGAagagcgtcgcgcccggcggggaGGATCCGTTCAGCAGGCACATGCCCAAGGAgatgcgcggcgacgacctgttcggcggtggcgacgcggtggtcaAGTACGTCCTCGAGGGTCACGACAGGGGCGTCAACTGGGCGGGGTTCCACCCGTCCCTTCCGCTcatcgtctccggcgcggaTGACCGCCAGGTGAAGCTGTGGCGCATGAACGACACCAAGGCTTGGGAGGTTGACACCCTCCGCGGGCACGTCAACAACGTCTCGTGCTGCATGTTCCACGCCAGGCAGGACATCATCGTGTCAAACTCGGAGGACAAGTCCATCCGCGTCTGGGACATGTCCAAGCGCACGGGGGTGCAGACCTTCCGAAGGGAACACGACAGGTTCTGGATTCTCGCCGCGCACCCCGAGGTGAACCTCTTGGCCGCCGGCCACGACTCGGGCATGATCGTCTTcaagctcgagcgcgagcgcccggcCTACGCCCAGCACCAGGGGACCCTCTACTACGTCAAGGATCGATACCTCAGGGCTTACGACTACGGCTCCAACCGCGATTCCCCGCTCATctccgtccgcggcgctaGGGGCGgcaacgccggcgcgccccgctccATGAGCTACAACCCGGCGGAgaacgccgtcctcgtcaacttcgacgcggagggtggCTCGTACGAGCTGCACGTCCTCcccaagggcggcggcggcggcgccgagcccgtggactcccgccgcggcgtcggctcctccgccgtctttGTCGCCAGGAATCGCTTCGCGACGCTCGACAAGGGGGCGCACGAGATTCAGATCAAGAACCTCAAGAACGAGGTGACCAAGCGGTgcgccccgcccgacgccacGTGCGACGGGATCTTCTACGCCGGCACCGGCACCCTCCTGTGCCGATGCGAGGACAAGATGATACTGTACGACGTCCAGCAGAGGTCCACGatggcggagctcgcgacgccgtccgtcAAGTACGTCGTCTGGTCCTCGGACATGTCCCTGGTGGCGATGCTGTCCAAGCACGCGATCGTCATCGCCAACCGCAAGCTCGGCCAGGCGGTGACCGTTCACGAGACCATCAGGGTCAAGTCCGGCGCGTGGGACGACAGCGGCGTCTTTGTGTACACGACGTTGAACCACATCAAGTACGCCCTTCCAAACGGAGACTCTGGCATCATCCGCACGCTGGATACCCCGGTGTACCTCACCAAGGttttcggcggcgtcgtgtaCTGCCTCGACAGGGACGGTCGCAACAGACAGATTCAGATCGACACCTCCGAGTACATGTTCAAGCTCGCGCTCATCCAGCGCAAGTACGACCAGGTGCTCGCCATGATCAAGTCTGGCGCGCTGTGCGGCCAGAGCATCATCGCGTACCTCCAGAATAAGGGTTTCCCCGAGGTTGCGCTGCACTTTGTCAAGGATGAGCGGACCCGGTTCGACCTCGCGATCGAGTGCGGAAACATCGAGGTGgcgctggccgccgcgcaggagctcgacgatAAGGACACCTggcacgagctcggcgtccaGGCGCTGAGGCAGGGTAACTACCAGATCGTCGAGTTTGCGTACCAGAAGACCAAGAACTTCGAGCGCCTTTCCTTCCTGTACCTCATCACCGGCAACACCGAGAAGCTCAGGAAGATGCTCAAAATCGCGGAGATGCGCAGCGACGTCATGGGCCAGTTCCACAACGCGCTCTACCTCGGCGACATCCCGGAGAGGCTGCGCATCCTGGAGGAGTCTGGCCAATACCCCCTCGCGTATCTCACCGCCAAGACCCACGGCATGGAAGAGGATGCGTCGCGACTCGAGACGATCCTGACGGAGGCTGGGTGCACCGTCCCCGAGGTTGACGGCACCGGCGTGCTCCTCGTCCCACCCGAGCCCATCACCCTCGGGGACAACTGGCCTCTGCTCACCGTCTCCAAGGGCTTCTTCGAGGGCGTCCTGGCTGGGGATATCTCGGCGAGCGATTACGTcatggaggagggcgaggacgccggcgcgggctggggcgacgacctcgacctcgacctcggcggggacgaggggGCGAAGGAAAAGGAGGAGGATCCCCTCGCGGGGCTCGGgttgggcgacgacgacgagcgcgagggcgacggcgaggacgacgggtccGACGCGGGTTGGGACATGGAGGACCTCGAGCTCCCGGCGGATCTCGgagcgggcgccgacgacggggccgacgccggggtgaGCGAGGTGTTCgtggcgcccaccgcgggggtgcccgtggcgaggcgatggacgcAAAAGTCCGCCATCCCCGGcgaacacgccgccgcgggcgacttTGACAGCGCGATGAAGCTGCTGAACAGGCAGCTCGGCGTGGTGAACTTTGCTCCGCTTCGTCAGCActtcatcgacgccgcgctggcgacgcacgcggcgatgtccggcgtcacctccgcgcccaGCCTCTCCTTCCCGCTCGGACGCAACTGGAACAgcgacctcgcgcccggcgtggGCTGCGCTCCCGCTCTCGTCTCTTCGCTGCCCCTGCTCGAGGATAGGCTCAAGCTCGCGTacaagacgacgacggagggcAAGTTtggcgaggcgctcaagaTGTTCCAGGGTATAATCCACTCCATCGCGGTTCTCCTGGTGGAGACCAGgcgcgaggttgacgaggtGCGGGAGCTTCTGGGCATCGCCCGCGAGTACGCCAGCGCGCTTCGCATCGAGATCAAGCGCAAGGAGTACAAGGACGATCCGAAGAgagccgcggagctcgcggcgtactTTACGCACTGCGCGATGCAGCCGATTCACCTCTCGCTGTCCCTGAGGTCCGCGATGTCGATCTTCTTCAAGCTGAAGAACTtcaacaccgccgcggagtttTCCAGGCGGCTGCTCGAGCTGTCGCCCCCGGTCAAGGTTGCGCAGCAGGCGAAGCAGGTGCTGCAGGCTTGCGAGCGCGAGAACAAGGACGAGGTTGAGCTCGACTACGACTCCCGAAACCCCTTTGTGGtttgcgccgcgacgttcacGCCCATCTACAGGGGCacggcggacgtcgcgtgcCCCACTTGCGGCGCCAGGTTCGTGAAGGAGCAGGAGGGGACGGTGTGCCCGGTGTGCAACCTCGGCAAggttggcgccgacgccaccgggCTCGTGTGCAGCCCCGAGCAGCGCAAGtga